From Deltaproteobacteria bacterium, a single genomic window includes:
- a CDS encoding XRE family transcriptional regulator produces MAKKIAVSVGSGNVFKDLGLKNAEELLAKAKLAARIVQILEERE; encoded by the coding sequence ATGGCTAAGAAGATTGCAGTCTCGGTTGGAAGCGGGAACGTCTTCAAGGATCTCGGTCTCAAGAACGCGGAGGAACTCCTGGCGAAGGCCAAGCTCGCGGCTCGCATCGTCCAGATCCTCGAGGAACGGGAGC
- a CDS encoding type II toxin-antitoxin system RelE/ParE family toxin, giving the protein MEKPGSVPPTSIIWIGSSRRDLRTFPSEVQKGVGYALWFAQLGGKHPHAKPLRGFGGGGVIEIIEDFRGDTYRAVYTLKLGGFVYVLHAFQKKSRRGAETSKGDLALIRSRLRAAEADYQARKEND; this is encoded by the coding sequence GTGGAGAAGCCCGGATCGGTACCGCCCACGTCGATCATCTGGATCGGCAGCAGCCGGCGCGACCTGCGGACCTTTCCATCGGAGGTGCAGAAGGGTGTCGGCTACGCGTTGTGGTTTGCGCAGCTCGGCGGCAAGCATCCTCATGCGAAGCCGCTTCGGGGTTTCGGTGGAGGGGGTGTCATCGAGATCATCGAGGATTTCCGTGGCGACACGTATCGGGCGGTCTACACGCTGAAGCTGGGCGGATTCGTGTACGTGCTTCACGCGTTCCAGAAGAAGTCGCGGCGCGGCGCTGAGACGTCGAAAGGTGATCTCGCGCTGATCCGATCGCGTCTTCGGGCAGCGGAAGCAGACTACCAAGCGCGAAAGGAGAACGATTGA